From a region of the Corallococcus coralloides DSM 2259 genome:
- a CDS encoding beta-ketoacyl synthase chain length factor, whose amino-acid sequence MMGFSVQRWAAWAPGLVNPASWETWLATPHPLPAEGTPALAAMPAMMRRRVDRLGRIALQAAYDAHVDAPDAPVIFASRYGDLGRSVELLTQLARSEPLSPTSFSLSVHNAIGALYSIARGDTSAYAAIAAGEETVEAAFTEACGLLSDGVPRVLVVVYDEPVPTPWEHFSRDVAFPHAWACLLSASTGADAIHLDCADSAPDSPVAAAEPTDLPADLRALRFLVSGASRWEHAAGGRCWRWARHA is encoded by the coding sequence ATGATGGGATTCTCCGTACAGCGCTGGGCCGCCTGGGCCCCCGGACTCGTCAATCCTGCTTCCTGGGAAACGTGGCTCGCGACCCCGCATCCGCTCCCCGCGGAAGGCACGCCAGCGCTCGCGGCGATGCCCGCGATGATGCGCCGCCGGGTGGATCGGCTGGGCCGCATCGCGTTGCAGGCGGCCTATGACGCGCACGTGGACGCGCCGGACGCGCCCGTCATCTTCGCATCGCGTTATGGGGACCTGGGCCGCTCGGTGGAGCTGCTCACGCAGCTGGCGCGCTCGGAGCCGCTGTCGCCCACCTCCTTCAGCCTGTCGGTGCACAACGCCATCGGCGCGCTCTACTCCATCGCGCGCGGGGACACGTCCGCCTACGCCGCCATCGCCGCGGGCGAAGAGACGGTGGAGGCCGCGTTCACGGAGGCCTGTGGCCTGCTGTCCGACGGAGTCCCCCGGGTGCTGGTCGTCGTCTATGACGAGCCCGTGCCCACGCCGTGGGAACACTTCTCCCGGGACGTGGCGTTTCCCCACGCATGGGCCTGCCTCCTCTCCGCCAGCACCGGCGCGGACGCCATCCACCTGGACTGCGCGGACAGCGCCCCAGACTCGCCCGTCGCGGCGGCGGAACCGACGGACCTCCCGGCGGACCTGCGTGCCCTGCGCTTCCTCGTTTCCGGCGCCTCGCGGTGGGAGCACGCGGCGGGCGGCCGGTGTTGGCGGTGGGCGCGCCATGCTTGA
- a CDS encoding acyltransferase — translation MKSRHWAEMGETTFVAGIWILYWIHRLLGRWPFRVCLYPVVLVNWLRRPALRHASRQYLERMQTATGALGHTPHWRDSVRHVLMFAETMLDKLLAVSGRYRFESVRTEGREEFYEVAKSGKGGVIVTAHMGCLELCRTMAERRGEVKLNILVHTRHAEQFNRLLKRLNPENDFRLMEVTDMGPATAVALNERVEAGEFVVIAGDRIPVNASQTVRVDFLGHPAPFPVGPYVLAALLKCPLYLLGCIHEGDSYTIHFERLFERVVLPRGKREQALTDCAQHYAGRVTALLQRAPYDWFNFFPFWDQVNVSAKPPTF, via the coding sequence ATGAAGTCCCGCCACTGGGCGGAGATGGGGGAGACCACCTTCGTGGCCGGCATCTGGATCCTCTACTGGATCCACCGCTTGCTGGGGCGTTGGCCCTTCCGCGTCTGCCTCTACCCGGTGGTGCTGGTGAACTGGCTGCGGCGGCCGGCGCTGCGTCACGCGTCGCGCCAGTACCTGGAGCGGATGCAGACCGCCACGGGGGCCCTGGGGCACACGCCCCACTGGCGCGACAGCGTGCGGCACGTGCTGATGTTCGCGGAGACCATGCTGGACAAGCTGCTCGCGGTGAGCGGGCGCTACCGCTTCGAGAGCGTCCGCACCGAGGGCCGCGAGGAGTTCTACGAGGTCGCGAAGTCCGGCAAGGGCGGCGTCATCGTCACCGCGCACATGGGCTGCCTGGAGCTGTGCCGCACCATGGCGGAGCGCCGGGGCGAGGTGAAGCTCAACATCCTGGTGCACACGCGGCACGCGGAGCAGTTCAACCGCCTGCTCAAGCGGCTCAACCCGGAGAACGACTTCCGGCTGATGGAAGTCACGGACATGGGCCCGGCCACCGCGGTCGCGCTGAACGAGCGCGTGGAGGCCGGTGAGTTCGTGGTCATCGCGGGCGACCGCATTCCCGTGAATGCCAGCCAGACCGTGCGCGTCGACTTCCTCGGCCACCCGGCGCCATTTCCGGTGGGCCCCTACGTGCTGGCGGCGCTGCTCAAGTGTCCGCTCTACCTGCTGGGCTGCATCCATGAGGGCGACAGCTACACCATCCACTTCGAGCGCCTCTTCGAGCGCGTCGTGCTGCCCCGGGGCAAGCGCGAGCAGGCGCTCACCGACTGCGCCCAGCACTACGCAGGCCGGGTGACGGCGCTCCTCCAGCGCGCACCCTACGACTGGTTCAACTTCTTTCCCTTCTGGGATCAGGTGAATGTCTCCGCGAAGCCCCCAACTTTCTGA
- a CDS encoding AMP-binding protein encodes MVEPLALETLLVHGRPAGHPVARSEDGVRDFGAFRARVAGWRSAFAAHGGRRYALFTEDTFEFAAALLGAWHAGVCIYLPADARPATLDALKAHVDGFAGRAPQGQGPLAPAVNEDGTAAAFQPLSPRLAALVVYTSGSSGEPTAIPKRLSQLSSEVATLGRLFDEAVGDVPVRATVSHQHIYGLLFRVLWPLTSGRPFDAHALPYPEDILASLQAGPALLVASPAHLKRLPATLDWAAVRGNLRGLFSSGGPLTPEALQACRDLLGRAPVEVYGSSETGGVAWRRRDTDDSASWRTMPGVEVRADEDALSVRSPHLDLAPGGWFTTEDRARPVPGGFELLGRRDRLLKLEEKRVSLSAMERTLVAGGLLREARVLPLTEGHRVILAVVGVPDAEGWRLQESGGRRSLSQALREKLAPHFESSALPRRFRYLEAMPVNSQGKSTEAALAALFDPKRPPFRVLERSDERVLLAVEVPANSPYFEGHFPGSPILPGVVQVEWSLLLGREHFALPPDFLRLETLKFQQVIPPGTLLTLELTWAKESGRLGFKLTSAAGAHASGRIVLGGGAG; translated from the coding sequence ATGGTTGAGCCGCTCGCGCTCGAAACCCTCCTCGTCCACGGCCGTCCCGCCGGGCACCCCGTGGCCCGGAGCGAGGACGGCGTGCGGGACTTCGGTGCGTTCCGCGCCCGGGTCGCCGGCTGGCGCTCGGCGTTCGCGGCGCACGGCGGCCGGCGCTACGCCCTCTTCACCGAGGACACCTTCGAGTTCGCCGCCGCGCTGCTGGGCGCCTGGCACGCGGGCGTGTGCATCTACCTGCCCGCGGACGCGCGCCCCGCCACGCTGGACGCGCTGAAGGCCCACGTGGACGGCTTCGCGGGCCGGGCCCCCCAGGGCCAGGGGCCGCTCGCGCCCGCGGTGAACGAGGACGGGACCGCCGCCGCGTTCCAGCCGCTGTCGCCCCGGCTCGCCGCGCTGGTCGTCTACACGTCCGGCTCCAGCGGGGAGCCCACCGCCATCCCCAAGCGCCTGTCGCAGCTGTCCAGCGAGGTGGCCACGCTGGGCCGGCTGTTCGACGAGGCCGTGGGGGACGTGCCGGTGCGGGCCACCGTGTCGCACCAGCACATCTACGGCCTGCTGTTCCGGGTGTTGTGGCCGCTGACGTCCGGCCGCCCGTTCGACGCGCACGCCCTGCCCTATCCGGAGGACATCCTGGCCTCGCTCCAGGCCGGCCCCGCCTTGCTGGTGGCGAGCCCCGCGCACCTGAAGCGGCTTCCGGCGACGCTGGACTGGGCGGCCGTGCGCGGGAACCTGCGCGGGCTGTTCTCCTCCGGCGGACCGCTCACCCCCGAAGCGCTCCAGGCCTGCCGCGACCTGCTGGGCCGGGCGCCGGTGGAGGTCTACGGCAGCTCGGAGACAGGCGGCGTCGCGTGGCGCCGGCGCGACACGGACGACAGCGCTTCATGGCGCACGATGCCGGGCGTGGAGGTCCGCGCGGACGAGGACGCGCTCTCCGTCCGCTCCCCCCACCTGGACCTGGCCCCGGGCGGGTGGTTCACCACGGAGGACCGCGCGCGGCCCGTGCCCGGCGGCTTCGAACTGTTGGGGCGCCGCGACCGGCTGCTCAAGCTGGAGGAGAAGCGCGTGTCGCTCTCCGCCATGGAGCGCACGCTGGTGGCCGGAGGCCTGTTGCGCGAGGCCCGGGTGCTGCCCCTCACGGAAGGCCACCGGGTCATCCTGGCGGTGGTGGGGGTGCCGGACGCGGAAGGCTGGCGGCTCCAGGAGTCGGGGGGCAGGCGGTCCCTGAGTCAGGCGCTGCGCGAGAAGCTGGCCCCGCATTTCGAGTCCAGTGCCTTGCCGCGCCGGTTCCGGTATCTGGAGGCCATGCCGGTCAACTCCCAGGGCAAATCCACCGAGGCGGCGCTCGCCGCGCTCTTCGACCCGAAGCGTCCCCCGTTCCGCGTGCTGGAGCGCTCCGACGAGCGCGTGCTGCTGGCGGTGGAGGTCCCCGCGAACTCGCCCTACTTCGAGGGGCACTTCCCGGGCTCGCCCATCCTGCCCGGCGTCGTGCAGGTGGAGTGGTCGCTGCTGCTGGGCCGCGAGCACTTCGCGCTGCCGCCGGACTTCCTCCGGCTGGAGACGCTGAAGTTCCAGCAGGTCATTCCGCCCGGCACGCTGCTGACGCTGGAGCTCACCTGGGCGAAGGAGTCCGGGCGGCTGGGGTTCAAGTTGACGTCGGCCGCGGGCGCTCACGCCAGTGGCCGCATCGTGTTGGGGGGAGGGGCAGGATGA
- a CDS encoding lysophospholipid acyltransferase family protein: MLEKLDRPWRIFATGLSFATFGLGGLALRLLYFPLLMLFVREPKRQQRLARLAVHYTFRFFIGYMRALGVLRYELQGVEKLSRSGLLILANHPSLIDVVFLVSLVPNADCVVKASLANNPFMRGPIRATRYLCNDSGPGLIQDCIASVKAGNNLIIFPEGSRTPLDGTMQLQRGAANIAVRGPCDITPVIIHCAPRGLTKGMPWWKVPERPMHYVIRVEDDIHVPAQDADAGEAAKAARQLTTRLHDHFSRGSQEHVGA; encoded by the coding sequence ATGCTTGAGAAGCTCGACCGGCCGTGGCGCATCTTCGCCACCGGGTTGTCCTTCGCCACCTTCGGGCTGGGGGGGCTGGCGCTGCGGCTCCTCTACTTCCCGCTGCTCATGCTCTTCGTGCGCGAACCGAAGCGGCAGCAGCGGCTGGCGCGGCTCGCGGTGCACTACACGTTCCGCTTCTTCATCGGCTACATGCGCGCCCTGGGCGTGCTGCGCTACGAGCTGCAAGGCGTGGAGAAGCTGTCGCGCTCCGGGCTGCTCATCCTGGCCAACCACCCGTCGCTCATCGACGTGGTGTTCCTCGTCTCGCTGGTCCCCAACGCGGACTGCGTGGTGAAGGCGAGCCTGGCGAACAACCCGTTCATGCGCGGCCCCATCCGGGCGACGCGCTACCTGTGCAACGACTCCGGGCCCGGGCTCATCCAGGACTGCATCGCGTCCGTGAAGGCCGGCAACAACCTCATCATCTTCCCGGAGGGCTCGCGCACGCCGCTCGACGGGACCATGCAGCTGCAGCGCGGCGCCGCCAACATCGCGGTGCGCGGCCCCTGCGACATCACGCCCGTCATCATCCATTGCGCGCCGCGGGGCCTCACCAAGGGCATGCCCTGGTGGAAGGTGCCGGAGCGGCCCATGCACTACGTCATCCGCGTGGAGGACGACATCCACGTGCCGGCCCAGGACGCGGACGCGGGCGAGGCGGCGAAGGCCGCGCGCCAGCTCACCACCCGTTTGCACGACCATTTCTCCAGGGGGAGCCAGGAACATGTTGGAGCTTGA
- the mdcG gene encoding malonate decarboxylase holo-[acyl-carrier-protein] synthase, whose amino-acid sequence MGGERPVRHDWVYLGDHWAEALRSPLIPDVLVHVTAWRAQGRPFAVARQDLPDREDDLRLGLTLPDRRHLSLHVALSAVERHLPPPTVQEVRATAPAAWGPALDDVIALGSALDLTVGVFGSLAWQHRSGVPFLRPLSDVDLLFSPARWSDVERLLFGLEAVSRRHSVVRLDGEVLMPDGGAVSWRELALEPERIWVTGPRGASPRTLRELRGLFPSES is encoded by the coding sequence ATGGGCGGTGAACGTCCGGTGCGGCATGACTGGGTGTACCTGGGCGACCACTGGGCGGAAGCCCTGCGCTCTCCCTTGATCCCGGACGTCCTCGTGCACGTCACGGCGTGGCGGGCTCAAGGCCGGCCCTTCGCCGTCGCCCGCCAGGACCTGCCGGACCGGGAGGACGACCTGCGGCTGGGGCTCACCCTGCCCGACCGCCGCCACCTGTCGCTGCACGTGGCGCTGTCCGCCGTGGAGCGCCACCTGCCGCCGCCCACGGTGCAGGAGGTACGCGCCACGGCCCCCGCGGCCTGGGGCCCCGCCCTGGACGACGTCATCGCCCTGGGCAGCGCGCTGGATTTGACGGTGGGTGTGTTCGGTTCGCTGGCCTGGCAGCACCGCTCGGGCGTGCCCTTCTTGCGGCCGCTGTCGGACGTGGACCTGCTGTTCTCCCCCGCGCGCTGGTCGGACGTGGAGCGGCTGCTGTTCGGGCTGGAAGCAGTGTCCCGGCGCCACTCGGTGGTGCGCCTGGACGGCGAGGTGCTGATGCCAGACGGCGGCGCCGTGTCCTGGCGCGAGCTCGCGCTGGAGCCCGAGCGCATCTGGGTCACCGGCCCCCGCGGCGCCAGCCCCCGCACGCTCCGCGAGCTGCGCGGCCTCTTCCCCTCCGAGTCCTGA
- a CDS encoding membrane protein, with amino-acid sequence MKRLRPVLLGLLSLAYPPLVYLGLGHFEPRWMALPLAAMAVVRAVATREKMWLAAAVGALVLAGSSMLGNNALPLKLYPVLVNGVLLAVFATSLAYPPSVIERLARLREKDLPPSGVAYTRRVTQVWCGFFVFNGALALSTALFASDATWALYNGLIAYGLMGLLFAGEWVVRQRVRARHAHG; translated from the coding sequence GTGAAGCGTCTGCGTCCGGTGCTGTTGGGGCTCTTGAGCCTCGCCTACCCGCCGCTCGTCTATCTGGGCCTGGGCCACTTCGAGCCCCGCTGGATGGCGCTGCCCCTGGCGGCCATGGCGGTGGTGCGCGCGGTGGCCACGCGGGAGAAGATGTGGCTCGCGGCCGCGGTGGGCGCGCTGGTGCTCGCGGGCTCCAGCATGCTGGGCAACAACGCCCTGCCCCTGAAGCTCTACCCGGTGCTGGTGAACGGGGTGCTCCTCGCCGTCTTCGCCACCAGCCTGGCCTATCCGCCCAGCGTGATTGAGCGGCTGGCGCGGCTTCGGGAGAAGGACCTGCCGCCGTCGGGCGTGGCCTACACGCGCCGGGTGACGCAGGTGTGGTGCGGCTTCTTCGTCTTCAACGGCGCGCTCGCGCTCTCCACGGCGCTCTTCGCGAGCGACGCGACCTGGGCGCTCTACAACGGCCTCATCGCCTACGGCCTCATGGGCCTGCTGTTCGCGGGCGAGTGGGTGGTGCGGCAGCGGGTGCGCGCACGGCACGCCCATGGTTGA
- a CDS encoding phosphopantetheine-binding protein, which yields MLELEQEIKRLVIDTLNLEDLKPDDIDPAAPLFVEGLGLDSIDALELGLALQKSYGVVLASDSKENRRHFASVRALADFVSTHRTRS from the coding sequence ATGTTGGAGCTTGAGCAGGAAATAAAGCGGCTGGTCATCGACACGTTGAACCTCGAGGACCTCAAGCCGGACGACATCGATCCGGCGGCGCCGCTGTTCGTCGAAGGGCTGGGGCTGGACTCCATCGACGCCCTCGAGCTCGGCCTCGCGTTGCAGAAGTCCTATGGCGTCGTGCTGGCGAGCGACTCCAAGGAGAATCGCCGCCACTTCGCAAGTGTTCGGGCGCTCGCGGACTTCGTCAGCACCCACCGCACCCGTTCCTAA
- a CDS encoding acyl carrier protein, whose product MTKHELFERLSAILQETFDIEPARIVPEARLHDDLDIDSIDAIDLLVRLKPVTGQRVPPEVFRSVRTIQDVVDALYGLLGSDSAAA is encoded by the coding sequence ATGACCAAGCACGAGCTGTTCGAGCGCCTGAGCGCCATCCTCCAGGAAACCTTCGACATCGAGCCGGCCCGCATCGTCCCGGAGGCGCGGCTGCACGACGACCTCGACATCGACAGCATTGACGCCATCGACCTGCTGGTGCGCCTGAAGCCGGTGACGGGCCAGCGCGTTCCGCCGGAAGTCTTCCGCTCCGTGCGCACCATCCAGGACGTGGTGGACGCGCTGTACGGTCTGCTCGGCAGCGACTCCGCCGCGGCGTGA
- a CDS encoding glycosyltransferase family 2 protein: protein MKVCAVIPVYNHGEAVGAVVKAVRSHGLPCVLVDDGSEPGCAAVLDGLAREDSEHVEVVRLPQNEGKGGAMMAGLRAALSRGYSHALQIDADGQHNAGDIPRFLALAKAQPDMLVCGTPVYDESVPKGRLYGRYATHIWVWINTLSFAIRDSMCGFRVYPLQPTVALIDSVKIGKRMDFDVEVLVRLFWRGMRILNQPTQVRYPTDGISHFDVLWDNVRISGMHARLFFGMLGRLPVLLWRKVAK, encoded by the coding sequence ATGAAGGTCTGCGCGGTGATTCCGGTCTACAACCACGGCGAGGCCGTGGGCGCGGTGGTGAAGGCCGTCCGAAGCCACGGGCTGCCCTGCGTGCTGGTGGATGACGGCAGCGAGCCCGGCTGCGCGGCGGTGCTGGACGGCCTGGCGCGCGAGGACAGCGAGCACGTGGAGGTGGTCCGCCTGCCCCAGAACGAGGGCAAGGGCGGCGCGATGATGGCGGGCCTGCGCGCGGCCCTCTCCCGGGGCTACAGCCACGCGCTGCAAATCGACGCGGATGGCCAGCACAACGCTGGCGACATCCCGCGCTTCCTGGCGCTGGCGAAGGCGCAGCCGGACATGCTGGTGTGCGGCACGCCCGTCTATGACGAGTCCGTGCCCAAGGGCCGGCTGTACGGCCGCTACGCCACGCACATCTGGGTGTGGATCAACACGCTGTCGTTCGCCATCCGCGATTCCATGTGCGGCTTCCGCGTGTATCCGCTGCAGCCCACCGTGGCGCTCATCGACTCGGTGAAGATTGGCAAGCGGATGGACTTCGACGTGGAGGTGCTGGTGCGCCTGTTCTGGCGCGGCATGCGCATCCTCAACCAGCCCACCCAGGTGCGCTACCCCACCGACGGCATCTCCCACTTCGACGTGCTCTGGGACAACGTGCGCATCTCCGGCATGCACGCCCGGCTCTTCTTCGGGATGTTGGGACGGCTGCCGGTGCTGCTCTGGCGCAAGGTGGCGAAATGA